One Solanum lycopersicum chromosome 4, SLM_r2.1 DNA window includes the following coding sequences:
- the LOC101264922 gene encoding DEK domain-containing chromatin-associated protein 4-like isoform X3, translating into MEDQIVEWRIVEHTSLKDEEEEDEEDDEDEGKLKESNIRWIVNKGLGLGKKVMITGIVISSAPVVLPPLIVISALGFASSVPFGLAFASYTCIEKLMNTLLPRSEPPLLLEYGDMYEDDEQVGGKGPGFGGEMRMEEEEKKEMEDVKEGVQMRIELESGGYEGGQTPVEDEDVGRAEKEREINVDENVKEEGYEEDVGEYLEGENEGPLKEENLETERAREAENWEFDEKIKVTEGLDLVAKEARGENEGEKDLTLTPGLPDKNFVEVYVGDGVKEDSLGSSGVLEGNEDRKVTRPEIIEKPLVSKDERVDSLVRELQGTKTGGGPEVTSEENVIIEVTRKPNVSKSSKKHHKKKKASESKDVAISEKGEGLSNKQQEDTDVKIIGKKEEVKDEVKVEHDEKHLRVKRETKEGRDEVNQSGVSKKAKKVAEMDRTLPGSRDAGISKDGGQAANSTKDPKGASNGKHVAKDALRPLEGKDNLVAAKEVQRKAPDDRGNLPSERKGNTDRKENAYAGGVDQISGRAGIPEAKPVKESFSEEKIWEKMNAMRTIVGYTAATQPLLVDELKALYIFTGVEPPSMFSNPSTLEEVNDKLQFLMSIVGIK; encoded by the exons ATGGAAGATCAAATTGTGGAGTGGAGGATTGTGGAGCATACTTCGTTAAAAGAtgaggaggaagaagatgagGAAGATGATGAGGACGAGGGGAAATTGAAAGAGAGTAATATAAGATGGATTGTGAACAAAGGATTGGGGTTGGGGAAGAAGGTTATGATTACAGGTATTGTAATCTCTTCTGCTCCAGTGGTTCTTCCTCCGCTTATTGTTATTTCTGCTCTCGGATTTGCATCTTCGGTTCCTTTTGGTCTTGCTTTTGCTAGTTATACTTGTATTGAGAAGCTTATGAATACGTTGCTTCCGAGGTCAGAGCCACCTCTACTGTTGGAGTATGGGGATATGTATGAAGATGATGAACAAGTAGGAGGGAAAGGTCCTGGTTTTGGTGGAGAAATGAGGATGGAAGaggaggaaaagaaagaaatggagGATGTAAAAGAAGGGGTTCAAATGAGAATTGAGTTGGAGAGCGGTGGATACGAGGGAGGACAGACTCCTGTTGAAGATGAAGATGTTGGCAGAGCGGAGAAAGAAAGAGAGATAAATGTAGATGAGAATGTTAAAGAAGAAGGATACGAAGAAGATGTGGGTGAATACTTGGAAGGAGAGAATGAGGGACCATTGAAGGAGGAGAATTTAGAAACCGAACGAGCTAGAGAAGCAGAAAATTGGGAATTTGATGAAAAGATTAAGGTAACTGAGGGTTTGGATCTGGTCGCCAAAGAAGCCAGGGGAGAAAATGAGGGCGAAAAAGACCTTACTTTAACACCAGGTCTGCCAGATAAGAATTTTGTTGAAGTATATGTAGGTGATGGAGTGAAGGAAGATTCATTAGGGAGTTCAGGTGTACTTGAGGGAAATGAGGATAGAAAGGTTACGCGTCCTGAAATCATAGAGAAGCCATTGGTAAGCAAGGATGAGAGGGTAGATAGTCTTGTGAGAGAGCTTCAAGGAACAAAAACTGGAGGAGGACCTGAGGTTACTTCGGAAGAAAACGTGATAATAGAAGTAACAAGGAAACCAAATGTCAGCAAAAGCTCAAAGAAACACcacaaaaagaagaaagcaaGTGAAAGTAAAGATGTTGCAATATCAGAGAAAGGGGAGGGGTTGAGCAACAAGCAGCAGGAGGACACTGATGTGAAAATCATAGGGAAAAAGGAAGAGGTAAAGGATGAAGTTAAGGTGGAGCATGACGAGAAGCATTTACGGGTGAAAAGGGAGACCAAAGAAGGAAGAGACGAGGTCAACCAAAGTGGTGTTTCCAAGAAGGCCAAGAAAGTTGCTGAGATGGACAGAACACTGCCCGGAAGCAGAGATGCAGGAATTAGCAAGGATGGTGGGCAAGCTGCGAACTCGACCAAGGATCCTAAAGGAGCATCCAATGGCAAGCATGTTGCAAAAGATGCTTTGCGTCCACTGGAAGGCAAGGATAACCTGGTAGCTGCAAAAGAGGTTCAAAGGAAGGCACCTGATGACCGCGGGAACCTTCCGTCTGAAAGAAAAGGGAACACTGATCGAAAGGAAAATGCCTATGCCGGTGGTGTTGATCAGATTTCTGGAAGAGCAGGGATTCCAGAGGCCAAACCTGTCAAG GAGTCCTTCAGTGAGGAGAAGATATGGGAGAAGATGAACGCAATGAGAACAATTGTGGGATACACAGCAGCCACCCAACCTTTGTTGGTCGATGAACTTAAGGCACTGTACATCTTTACTGGAGTTGAGCCTCCATCTATGTTCAGTAACCCGTCCACTTTGGAAGAAGTGAATGACAAGCTTCAGTTTCTTATGTCGATTGTGGGAATAAAGTGA
- the LOC101264922 gene encoding DEK domain-containing chromatin-associated protein 4-like isoform X1 has product MQLSHFHYDACRLLPLFHCPTHPPSFISVFSANKYQIFGLFSNCRMEDQIVEWRIVEHTSLKDEEEEDEEDDEDEGKLKESNIRWIVNKGLGLGKKVMITGIVISSAPVVLPPLIVISALGFASSVPFGLAFASYTCIEKLMNTLLPRSEPPLLLEYGDMYEDDEQVGGKGPGFGGEMRMEEEEKKEMEDVKEGVQMRIELESGGYEGGQTPVEDEDVGRAEKEREINVDENVKEEGYEEDVGEYLEGENEGPLKEENLETERAREAENWEFDEKIKVTEGLDLVAKEARGENEGEKDLTLTPGLPDKNFVEVYVGDGVKEDSLGSSGVLEGNEDRKVTRPEIIEKPLVSKDERVDSLVRELQGTKTGGGPEVTSEENVIIEVTRKPNVSKSSKKHHKKKKASESKDVAISEKGEGLSNKQQEDTDVKIIGKKEEVKDEVKVEHDEKHLRVKRETKEGRDEVNQSGVSKKAKKVAEMDRTLPGSRDAGISKDGGQAANSTKDPKGASNGKHVAKDALRPLEGKDNLVAAKEVQRKAPDDRGNLPSERKGNTDRKENAYAGGVDQISGRAGIPEAKPVKESFSEEKIWEKMNAMRTIVGYTAATQPLLVDELKALYIFTGVEPPSMFSNPSTLEEVNDKLQFLMSIVGIK; this is encoded by the exons ATGCAGTTATCCCATTTCCACTACGACGCCTGTCGTCTTCTCCCACTATTTCACTGCCCAACGCATCCTCCATCCTTTATCTCTGTATTCTCAGcaaacaaatatcaaatatttggTCTCTTCTCAAATTG TAGGATGGAAGATCAAATTGTGGAGTGGAGGATTGTGGAGCATACTTCGTTAAAAGAtgaggaggaagaagatgagGAAGATGATGAGGACGAGGGGAAATTGAAAGAGAGTAATATAAGATGGATTGTGAACAAAGGATTGGGGTTGGGGAAGAAGGTTATGATTACAGGTATTGTAATCTCTTCTGCTCCAGTGGTTCTTCCTCCGCTTATTGTTATTTCTGCTCTCGGATTTGCATCTTCGGTTCCTTTTGGTCTTGCTTTTGCTAGTTATACTTGTATTGAGAAGCTTATGAATACGTTGCTTCCGAGGTCAGAGCCACCTCTACTGTTGGAGTATGGGGATATGTATGAAGATGATGAACAAGTAGGAGGGAAAGGTCCTGGTTTTGGTGGAGAAATGAGGATGGAAGaggaggaaaagaaagaaatggagGATGTAAAAGAAGGGGTTCAAATGAGAATTGAGTTGGAGAGCGGTGGATACGAGGGAGGACAGACTCCTGTTGAAGATGAAGATGTTGGCAGAGCGGAGAAAGAAAGAGAGATAAATGTAGATGAGAATGTTAAAGAAGAAGGATACGAAGAAGATGTGGGTGAATACTTGGAAGGAGAGAATGAGGGACCATTGAAGGAGGAGAATTTAGAAACCGAACGAGCTAGAGAAGCAGAAAATTGGGAATTTGATGAAAAGATTAAGGTAACTGAGGGTTTGGATCTGGTCGCCAAAGAAGCCAGGGGAGAAAATGAGGGCGAAAAAGACCTTACTTTAACACCAGGTCTGCCAGATAAGAATTTTGTTGAAGTATATGTAGGTGATGGAGTGAAGGAAGATTCATTAGGGAGTTCAGGTGTACTTGAGGGAAATGAGGATAGAAAGGTTACGCGTCCTGAAATCATAGAGAAGCCATTGGTAAGCAAGGATGAGAGGGTAGATAGTCTTGTGAGAGAGCTTCAAGGAACAAAAACTGGAGGAGGACCTGAGGTTACTTCGGAAGAAAACGTGATAATAGAAGTAACAAGGAAACCAAATGTCAGCAAAAGCTCAAAGAAACACcacaaaaagaagaaagcaaGTGAAAGTAAAGATGTTGCAATATCAGAGAAAGGGGAGGGGTTGAGCAACAAGCAGCAGGAGGACACTGATGTGAAAATCATAGGGAAAAAGGAAGAGGTAAAGGATGAAGTTAAGGTGGAGCATGACGAGAAGCATTTACGGGTGAAAAGGGAGACCAAAGAAGGAAGAGACGAGGTCAACCAAAGTGGTGTTTCCAAGAAGGCCAAGAAAGTTGCTGAGATGGACAGAACACTGCCCGGAAGCAGAGATGCAGGAATTAGCAAGGATGGTGGGCAAGCTGCGAACTCGACCAAGGATCCTAAAGGAGCATCCAATGGCAAGCATGTTGCAAAAGATGCTTTGCGTCCACTGGAAGGCAAGGATAACCTGGTAGCTGCAAAAGAGGTTCAAAGGAAGGCACCTGATGACCGCGGGAACCTTCCGTCTGAAAGAAAAGGGAACACTGATCGAAAGGAAAATGCCTATGCCGGTGGTGTTGATCAGATTTCTGGAAGAGCAGGGATTCCAGAGGCCAAACCTGTCAAG GAGTCCTTCAGTGAGGAGAAGATATGGGAGAAGATGAACGCAATGAGAACAATTGTGGGATACACAGCAGCCACCCAACCTTTGTTGGTCGATGAACTTAAGGCACTGTACATCTTTACTGGAGTTGAGCCTCCATCTATGTTCAGTAACCCGTCCACTTTGGAAGAAGTGAATGACAAGCTTCAGTTTCTTATGTCGATTGTGGGAATAAAGTGA
- the LOC101264922 gene encoding DEK domain-containing chromatin-associated protein 4-like isoform X2: MQLSHFHYDACRLLPLFHCPTHPPSFISVFSANKYQIFGLFSNWMEDQIVEWRIVEHTSLKDEEEEDEEDDEDEGKLKESNIRWIVNKGLGLGKKVMITGIVISSAPVVLPPLIVISALGFASSVPFGLAFASYTCIEKLMNTLLPRSEPPLLLEYGDMYEDDEQVGGKGPGFGGEMRMEEEEKKEMEDVKEGVQMRIELESGGYEGGQTPVEDEDVGRAEKEREINVDENVKEEGYEEDVGEYLEGENEGPLKEENLETERAREAENWEFDEKIKVTEGLDLVAKEARGENEGEKDLTLTPGLPDKNFVEVYVGDGVKEDSLGSSGVLEGNEDRKVTRPEIIEKPLVSKDERVDSLVRELQGTKTGGGPEVTSEENVIIEVTRKPNVSKSSKKHHKKKKASESKDVAISEKGEGLSNKQQEDTDVKIIGKKEEVKDEVKVEHDEKHLRVKRETKEGRDEVNQSGVSKKAKKVAEMDRTLPGSRDAGISKDGGQAANSTKDPKGASNGKHVAKDALRPLEGKDNLVAAKEVQRKAPDDRGNLPSERKGNTDRKENAYAGGVDQISGRAGIPEAKPVKESFSEEKIWEKMNAMRTIVGYTAATQPLLVDELKALYIFTGVEPPSMFSNPSTLEEVNDKLQFLMSIVGIK, encoded by the exons ATGCAGTTATCCCATTTCCACTACGACGCCTGTCGTCTTCTCCCACTATTTCACTGCCCAACGCATCCTCCATCCTTTATCTCTGTATTCTCAGcaaacaaatatcaaatatttggTCTCTTCTCAAATTG GATGGAAGATCAAATTGTGGAGTGGAGGATTGTGGAGCATACTTCGTTAAAAGAtgaggaggaagaagatgagGAAGATGATGAGGACGAGGGGAAATTGAAAGAGAGTAATATAAGATGGATTGTGAACAAAGGATTGGGGTTGGGGAAGAAGGTTATGATTACAGGTATTGTAATCTCTTCTGCTCCAGTGGTTCTTCCTCCGCTTATTGTTATTTCTGCTCTCGGATTTGCATCTTCGGTTCCTTTTGGTCTTGCTTTTGCTAGTTATACTTGTATTGAGAAGCTTATGAATACGTTGCTTCCGAGGTCAGAGCCACCTCTACTGTTGGAGTATGGGGATATGTATGAAGATGATGAACAAGTAGGAGGGAAAGGTCCTGGTTTTGGTGGAGAAATGAGGATGGAAGaggaggaaaagaaagaaatggagGATGTAAAAGAAGGGGTTCAAATGAGAATTGAGTTGGAGAGCGGTGGATACGAGGGAGGACAGACTCCTGTTGAAGATGAAGATGTTGGCAGAGCGGAGAAAGAAAGAGAGATAAATGTAGATGAGAATGTTAAAGAAGAAGGATACGAAGAAGATGTGGGTGAATACTTGGAAGGAGAGAATGAGGGACCATTGAAGGAGGAGAATTTAGAAACCGAACGAGCTAGAGAAGCAGAAAATTGGGAATTTGATGAAAAGATTAAGGTAACTGAGGGTTTGGATCTGGTCGCCAAAGAAGCCAGGGGAGAAAATGAGGGCGAAAAAGACCTTACTTTAACACCAGGTCTGCCAGATAAGAATTTTGTTGAAGTATATGTAGGTGATGGAGTGAAGGAAGATTCATTAGGGAGTTCAGGTGTACTTGAGGGAAATGAGGATAGAAAGGTTACGCGTCCTGAAATCATAGAGAAGCCATTGGTAAGCAAGGATGAGAGGGTAGATAGTCTTGTGAGAGAGCTTCAAGGAACAAAAACTGGAGGAGGACCTGAGGTTACTTCGGAAGAAAACGTGATAATAGAAGTAACAAGGAAACCAAATGTCAGCAAAAGCTCAAAGAAACACcacaaaaagaagaaagcaaGTGAAAGTAAAGATGTTGCAATATCAGAGAAAGGGGAGGGGTTGAGCAACAAGCAGCAGGAGGACACTGATGTGAAAATCATAGGGAAAAAGGAAGAGGTAAAGGATGAAGTTAAGGTGGAGCATGACGAGAAGCATTTACGGGTGAAAAGGGAGACCAAAGAAGGAAGAGACGAGGTCAACCAAAGTGGTGTTTCCAAGAAGGCCAAGAAAGTTGCTGAGATGGACAGAACACTGCCCGGAAGCAGAGATGCAGGAATTAGCAAGGATGGTGGGCAAGCTGCGAACTCGACCAAGGATCCTAAAGGAGCATCCAATGGCAAGCATGTTGCAAAAGATGCTTTGCGTCCACTGGAAGGCAAGGATAACCTGGTAGCTGCAAAAGAGGTTCAAAGGAAGGCACCTGATGACCGCGGGAACCTTCCGTCTGAAAGAAAAGGGAACACTGATCGAAAGGAAAATGCCTATGCCGGTGGTGTTGATCAGATTTCTGGAAGAGCAGGGATTCCAGAGGCCAAACCTGTCAAG GAGTCCTTCAGTGAGGAGAAGATATGGGAGAAGATGAACGCAATGAGAACAATTGTGGGATACACAGCAGCCACCCAACCTTTGTTGGTCGATGAACTTAAGGCACTGTACATCTTTACTGGAGTTGAGCCTCCATCTATGTTCAGTAACCCGTCCACTTTGGAAGAAGTGAATGACAAGCTTCAGTTTCTTATGTCGATTGTGGGAATAAAGTGA
- the LOC101264922 gene encoding DEK domain-containing chromatin-associated protein 4-like isoform X5, whose translation MEDQIVEWRIVEHTSLKDEEEEDEEDDEDEGKLKESNIRWIVNKGLGLGKKVMITGIVISSAPVVLPPLIVISALGFASSVPFGLAFASYTCIEKLMNTLLPRSEPPLLLEYGDMYEDDEQVGGKGPGFGGEMRMEEEEKKEMEDVKEGVQMRIELESGGYEGGQTPVEDEDVGRAEKEREINVDENVKEEGYEEDVGEYLEGENEGPLKEENLETERAREAENWEFDEKIKVTEGLDLVAKEARGENEGEKDLTLTPGLPDKNFVEVYVGDGVKEDSLGSSGVLEGNEDRKVTRPEIIEKPLVSKDERVDSLVRELQGTKTGGGPEVTSEENVIIEVTRKPNVSKSSKKHHKKKKASESKDVAISEKGEGLSNKQQEDTDVKIIGKKEEVKDEVKVEHDEKHLRVKRETKEGRDEVNQSGVSKKAKKVAEMDRTLPGSRDAGISKDGGQAANSTKDPKGASNGKHVAKDALRPLEGKDNLVAAKEVQRKAPDDRGNLPSERKGNTDRKENAYAGGVDQISGRAGIPEAKPVK comes from the exons ATGGAAGATCAAATTGTGGAGTGGAGGATTGTGGAGCATACTTCGTTAAAAGAtgaggaggaagaagatgagGAAGATGATGAGGACGAGGGGAAATTGAAAGAGAGTAATATAAGATGGATTGTGAACAAAGGATTGGGGTTGGGGAAGAAGGTTATGATTACAGGTATTGTAATCTCTTCTGCTCCAGTGGTTCTTCCTCCGCTTATTGTTATTTCTGCTCTCGGATTTGCATCTTCGGTTCCTTTTGGTCTTGCTTTTGCTAGTTATACTTGTATTGAGAAGCTTATGAATACGTTGCTTCCGAGGTCAGAGCCACCTCTACTGTTGGAGTATGGGGATATGTATGAAGATGATGAACAAGTAGGAGGGAAAGGTCCTGGTTTTGGTGGAGAAATGAGGATGGAAGaggaggaaaagaaagaaatggagGATGTAAAAGAAGGGGTTCAAATGAGAATTGAGTTGGAGAGCGGTGGATACGAGGGAGGACAGACTCCTGTTGAAGATGAAGATGTTGGCAGAGCGGAGAAAGAAAGAGAGATAAATGTAGATGAGAATGTTAAAGAAGAAGGATACGAAGAAGATGTGGGTGAATACTTGGAAGGAGAGAATGAGGGACCATTGAAGGAGGAGAATTTAGAAACCGAACGAGCTAGAGAAGCAGAAAATTGGGAATTTGATGAAAAGATTAAGGTAACTGAGGGTTTGGATCTGGTCGCCAAAGAAGCCAGGGGAGAAAATGAGGGCGAAAAAGACCTTACTTTAACACCAGGTCTGCCAGATAAGAATTTTGTTGAAGTATATGTAGGTGATGGAGTGAAGGAAGATTCATTAGGGAGTTCAGGTGTACTTGAGGGAAATGAGGATAGAAAGGTTACGCGTCCTGAAATCATAGAGAAGCCATTGGTAAGCAAGGATGAGAGGGTAGATAGTCTTGTGAGAGAGCTTCAAGGAACAAAAACTGGAGGAGGACCTGAGGTTACTTCGGAAGAAAACGTGATAATAGAAGTAACAAGGAAACCAAATGTCAGCAAAAGCTCAAAGAAACACcacaaaaagaagaaagcaaGTGAAAGTAAAGATGTTGCAATATCAGAGAAAGGGGAGGGGTTGAGCAACAAGCAGCAGGAGGACACTGATGTGAAAATCATAGGGAAAAAGGAAGAGGTAAAGGATGAAGTTAAGGTGGAGCATGACGAGAAGCATTTACGGGTGAAAAGGGAGACCAAAGAAGGAAGAGACGAGGTCAACCAAAGTGGTGTTTCCAAGAAGGCCAAGAAAGTTGCTGAGATGGACAGAACACTGCCCGGAAGCAGAGATGCAGGAATTAGCAAGGATGGTGGGCAAGCTGCGAACTCGACCAAGGATCCTAAAGGAGCATCCAATGGCAAGCATGTTGCAAAAGATGCTTTGCGTCCACTGGAAGGCAAGGATAACCTGGTAGCTGCAAAAGAGGTTCAAAGGAAGGCACCTGATGACCGCGGGAACCTTCCGTCTGAAAGAAAAGGGAACACTGATCGAAAGGAAAATGCCTATGCCGGTGGTGTTGATCAGATTTCTGGAAGAGCAGGGATTCCAGAGGCCAAACCTGTCAAG TGA
- the LOC101264922 gene encoding DEK domain-containing chromatin-associated protein 4-like isoform X4 encodes MQLSHFHYDACRLLPLFHCPTHPPSFISVFSANKYQIFGLFSNCRMEDQIVEWRIVEHTSLKDEEEEDEEDDEDEGKLKESNIRWIVNKGLGLGKKVMITGIVISSAPVVLPPLIVISALGFASSVPFGLAFASYTCIEKLMNTLLPRSEPPLLLEYGDMYEDDEQVGGKGPGFGGEMRMEEEEKKEMEDVKEGVQMRIELESGGYEGGQTPVEDEDVGRAEKEREINVDENVKEEGYEEDVGEYLEGENEGPLKEENLETERAREAENWEFDEKIKVTEGLDLVAKEARGENEGEKDLTLTPGLPDKNFVEVYVGDGVKEDSLGSSGVLEGNEDRKVTRPEIIEKPLVSKDERVDSLVRELQGTKTGGGPEVTSEENVIIEVTRKPNVSKSSKKHHKKKKASESKDVAISEKGEGLSNKQQEDTDVKIIGKKEEVKDEVKVEHDEKHLRVKRETKEGRDEVNQSGVSKKAKKVAEMDRTLPGSRDAGISKDGGQAANSTKDPKGASNGKHVAKDALRPLEGKDNLVAAKEVQRKAPDDRGNLPSERKGNTDRKENAYAGGVDQISGRAGIPEAKPVK; translated from the exons ATGCAGTTATCCCATTTCCACTACGACGCCTGTCGTCTTCTCCCACTATTTCACTGCCCAACGCATCCTCCATCCTTTATCTCTGTATTCTCAGcaaacaaatatcaaatatttggTCTCTTCTCAAATTG TAGGATGGAAGATCAAATTGTGGAGTGGAGGATTGTGGAGCATACTTCGTTAAAAGAtgaggaggaagaagatgagGAAGATGATGAGGACGAGGGGAAATTGAAAGAGAGTAATATAAGATGGATTGTGAACAAAGGATTGGGGTTGGGGAAGAAGGTTATGATTACAGGTATTGTAATCTCTTCTGCTCCAGTGGTTCTTCCTCCGCTTATTGTTATTTCTGCTCTCGGATTTGCATCTTCGGTTCCTTTTGGTCTTGCTTTTGCTAGTTATACTTGTATTGAGAAGCTTATGAATACGTTGCTTCCGAGGTCAGAGCCACCTCTACTGTTGGAGTATGGGGATATGTATGAAGATGATGAACAAGTAGGAGGGAAAGGTCCTGGTTTTGGTGGAGAAATGAGGATGGAAGaggaggaaaagaaagaaatggagGATGTAAAAGAAGGGGTTCAAATGAGAATTGAGTTGGAGAGCGGTGGATACGAGGGAGGACAGACTCCTGTTGAAGATGAAGATGTTGGCAGAGCGGAGAAAGAAAGAGAGATAAATGTAGATGAGAATGTTAAAGAAGAAGGATACGAAGAAGATGTGGGTGAATACTTGGAAGGAGAGAATGAGGGACCATTGAAGGAGGAGAATTTAGAAACCGAACGAGCTAGAGAAGCAGAAAATTGGGAATTTGATGAAAAGATTAAGGTAACTGAGGGTTTGGATCTGGTCGCCAAAGAAGCCAGGGGAGAAAATGAGGGCGAAAAAGACCTTACTTTAACACCAGGTCTGCCAGATAAGAATTTTGTTGAAGTATATGTAGGTGATGGAGTGAAGGAAGATTCATTAGGGAGTTCAGGTGTACTTGAGGGAAATGAGGATAGAAAGGTTACGCGTCCTGAAATCATAGAGAAGCCATTGGTAAGCAAGGATGAGAGGGTAGATAGTCTTGTGAGAGAGCTTCAAGGAACAAAAACTGGAGGAGGACCTGAGGTTACTTCGGAAGAAAACGTGATAATAGAAGTAACAAGGAAACCAAATGTCAGCAAAAGCTCAAAGAAACACcacaaaaagaagaaagcaaGTGAAAGTAAAGATGTTGCAATATCAGAGAAAGGGGAGGGGTTGAGCAACAAGCAGCAGGAGGACACTGATGTGAAAATCATAGGGAAAAAGGAAGAGGTAAAGGATGAAGTTAAGGTGGAGCATGACGAGAAGCATTTACGGGTGAAAAGGGAGACCAAAGAAGGAAGAGACGAGGTCAACCAAAGTGGTGTTTCCAAGAAGGCCAAGAAAGTTGCTGAGATGGACAGAACACTGCCCGGAAGCAGAGATGCAGGAATTAGCAAGGATGGTGGGCAAGCTGCGAACTCGACCAAGGATCCTAAAGGAGCATCCAATGGCAAGCATGTTGCAAAAGATGCTTTGCGTCCACTGGAAGGCAAGGATAACCTGGTAGCTGCAAAAGAGGTTCAAAGGAAGGCACCTGATGACCGCGGGAACCTTCCGTCTGAAAGAAAAGGGAACACTGATCGAAAGGAAAATGCCTATGCCGGTGGTGTTGATCAGATTTCTGGAAGAGCAGGGATTCCAGAGGCCAAACCTGTCAAG TGA